The Sorangiineae bacterium MSr11367 genome window below encodes:
- a CDS encoding cupin domain-containing protein — MSDDPQDAWKHDGVRVIPGNQLDPNTAQTPGMDRRAAINFARVGAQKLWAGTVTIHPNAKTGAHHHGHLESVIYIVKGRARMRWGERLEFTAEAGPGDFIYVPPYVPHQEINASPTEALECVLCRSDGEAVAVNLDIEPAEAPEQVLWVDPTHPEGAV; from the coding sequence ATGAGCGACGATCCCCAAGATGCTTGGAAGCACGATGGCGTGCGCGTCATCCCTGGCAACCAGCTCGACCCCAACACTGCGCAAACCCCTGGCATGGACCGAAGGGCGGCGATCAACTTCGCCCGTGTGGGCGCACAGAAGCTGTGGGCGGGCACGGTGACCATTCACCCCAACGCCAAGACGGGCGCGCACCACCACGGGCACCTGGAAAGCGTGATTTACATCGTGAAGGGCCGGGCGCGGATGCGTTGGGGCGAGCGCTTGGAGTTCACGGCCGAGGCGGGGCCGGGCGATTTCATCTACGTCCCGCCTTACGTGCCGCATCAGGAGATCAACGCGAGCCCCACCGAGGCGCTCGAGTGTGTGCTTTGCCGCAGCGACGGAGAGGCCGTCGCCGTCAACTTGGACATAGAGCCGGCCGAAGCACCCGAGCAGGTATTATGGGTGGATCCCACACACCCAGAAGGCGCCGTGTGA
- a CDS encoding alpha/beta hydrolase, protein MPACRHDDDGAGGAGVTWTPCPLVPGGTTNDAECTTLPLPLAWDHPGGSTIPIFVKHVPAAQPSGRQVWLLAGGPGGSGDDMVASAQTVQAQDPTLDIYLPDHRGTGQSKVLFCPEHQAPGSDVPGAIEIWSRCLTALKAEWGDGLRELTITNAARDLGALIWRMRHSGDEVHVMGVSYGTFWAQRYLQLFPRQPTSVTLDSVGSTEETSIFGSDALFDDIVRKLMAACGQDPFCSGKLGPDPMARTKELFDALDTKTVCAPLVEMGLDRRRMRRMLALFASVRLRVGLPAMVYRAQRCAPGDVVAFQGMLSRFEWHPDDPPSSEFGFSDALYPHIILSEDPYGPRPPSLDSLLEAQRNAYASIDESTLLRRLWDIWPRYPREALSDQYPNTHVPVFLINGDLDPQTRIEGARRIAEHYTRPYQTFVEVPNAGHIALSTSQVDNSTVTCGNQMWIAFMHDPEAPIDTSCLAHLRNLPFEGDARTARVLFRTTDLWENP, encoded by the coding sequence TTGCCGGCATGTCGCCACGATGACGATGGGGCAGGGGGCGCCGGGGTCACGTGGACGCCCTGTCCGCTCGTCCCCGGCGGTACGACGAACGATGCCGAGTGCACCACCCTCCCGCTGCCTTTGGCTTGGGATCACCCCGGCGGGTCGACCATTCCCATCTTCGTGAAGCACGTACCCGCCGCGCAGCCTTCGGGGCGCCAGGTTTGGTTGCTCGCGGGCGGGCCGGGCGGCTCCGGTGACGATATGGTCGCTTCCGCGCAGACGGTCCAGGCGCAGGATCCGACCCTGGACATCTACCTTCCCGACCATCGGGGCACCGGGCAATCGAAGGTGCTGTTCTGCCCCGAGCACCAGGCGCCCGGCAGCGACGTACCCGGAGCCATCGAGATCTGGTCGCGGTGCCTCACCGCGCTGAAGGCCGAGTGGGGCGACGGATTGCGCGAGCTGACCATCACCAATGCGGCCCGCGATCTCGGCGCGCTGATTTGGCGCATGCGGCATTCCGGCGACGAAGTGCACGTGATGGGGGTCTCCTACGGCACGTTCTGGGCGCAGCGCTATTTGCAGCTCTTTCCCAGGCAGCCCACCTCCGTGACCCTCGACAGTGTGGGCAGCACGGAGGAGACGAGCATTTTCGGCTCCGATGCGCTGTTCGACGACATCGTTCGCAAGCTCATGGCCGCGTGCGGCCAGGATCCATTCTGCAGCGGAAAGCTGGGGCCGGATCCCATGGCGCGCACGAAAGAGTTGTTCGACGCCCTCGACACCAAGACGGTCTGTGCACCGTTGGTGGAGATGGGACTCGACCGCAGGAGGATGCGGCGGATGCTCGCGCTCTTCGCGAGCGTGCGCTTGCGTGTCGGCCTTCCCGCGATGGTGTACCGCGCCCAACGCTGCGCGCCGGGGGACGTGGTGGCCTTCCAAGGGATGCTCTCGCGGTTCGAGTGGCACCCGGACGATCCCCCCTCCTCGGAGTTCGGCTTCAGCGACGCGCTGTATCCGCACATCATTCTCAGCGAGGATCCGTACGGCCCGAGGCCGCCGAGTCTGGATTCGCTTCTGGAGGCGCAACGCAATGCCTACGCCTCCATCGACGAATCGACGCTTCTGCGCCGCCTCTGGGACATCTGGCCGCGCTACCCGCGCGAGGCGCTCTCGGACCAATATCCGAACACGCACGTACCGGTGTTCCTAATCAATGGAGACTTGGATCCTCAGACGCGCATCGAGGGCGCGCGGCGCATCGCCGAGCATTACACGCGGCCGTACCAGACATTCGTCGAAGTGCCCAATGCGGGGCACATCGCACTGTCCACCAGCCAAGTGGACAATTCGACGGTGACGTGCGGCAATCAGATGTGGATCGCCTTCATGCACGACCCCGAGGCTCCCATCGATACATCGTGCCTCGCGCACCTGCGAAACCTGCCCTTCGAAGGGGATGCACGCACCGCGCGGGTGCTCTTCCGGACCACGGACCTCTGGGAGAATCCTTAG
- a CDS encoding RICIN domain-containing protein, translating to MLSFGLLAACAAQAPTDESRQDSNAVSISSGVSATSGTGPVMGWSTAGFLGRNPSEAGIKAQARVLANRLKSHGYDTVLLDDFWYENPSTTVDAFGRWTADPSRFPNGLAALADHLHGLGLKVGFYVTPGIPVAAVEQNTPIEGTSLHAKDIADPGRYETNYNFGTRVMHGIDYGKPGAQEYVQSRANQLAAWGADFVKLDGVGNGNVADVQAWSQALRQSGRAIHFNVANSLDANNGNTWKQYANSWRIDADVACYCATQVTWNTVVSRFADVPKWVPFAGANGWNDLDALNVANGTLDGLTNDERRTAMTLWAVSAAPLYAGDDLTRIDGYGLSLLTNDEVIAIDQAGHPAHPVSQATNQQVWVANNGDGTYTVALFNLASAAVNVTANWNDLGFSGSASVRDVWDHRELGSFAGSYGATLDGHASRLLKVTPGTGATPGRRYEAESSANTLGGSAVLSGCVGCSGGQKIGYLGYGGTLQFNGVEAPAAGTYVLGVDYTVGDSGRSIQVSVNGGAPLELPFTGTDDGAWGNVQSFDVPVALQAGSNAVTFANPSGWAPDIDRITVAGTGSVAVVNRSSGKYLDVSGASTADRATLEQSAGRGRASQQWTLADAGEGHFKVANRNSGKWVAIPGPTTTQGTQLIQSGDDGGENAQWALAPARGGYYRVVSRYDGQNVDIRQGSSAVVQWADHGGSSQQWSFVAF from the coding sequence TTGCTGTCGTTCGGTTTGCTCGCCGCCTGCGCGGCGCAGGCGCCAACCGATGAGTCGCGGCAGGATTCGAATGCAGTGTCCATTTCGAGTGGGGTGAGCGCGACGTCGGGCACGGGGCCTGTCATGGGCTGGAGCACCGCGGGCTTTCTCGGGCGCAATCCGAGCGAGGCCGGGATCAAGGCCCAGGCGCGCGTCCTGGCGAATCGATTGAAGTCGCACGGCTACGACACCGTTCTCTTGGACGACTTTTGGTACGAGAATCCGTCCACGACGGTGGACGCCTTCGGGCGTTGGACCGCCGACCCATCGCGCTTCCCCAATGGGCTGGCGGCGCTGGCCGATCATCTCCATGGCCTGGGGCTGAAGGTGGGCTTCTACGTGACGCCGGGCATCCCCGTCGCCGCCGTCGAACAGAATACGCCGATCGAAGGGACGTCGCTCCACGCGAAGGACATCGCCGATCCGGGACGGTACGAGACGAATTACAACTTCGGCACCCGTGTGATGCACGGCATCGACTACGGCAAGCCGGGTGCGCAGGAATACGTGCAATCGCGGGCCAACCAATTGGCTGCTTGGGGGGCCGACTTCGTCAAGTTGGATGGGGTGGGCAATGGCAATGTCGCGGATGTGCAAGCGTGGTCGCAGGCACTCCGGCAGAGCGGGCGCGCCATTCATTTCAATGTGGCCAACTCGCTCGATGCCAACAATGGCAATACCTGGAAGCAATATGCGAATTCATGGCGCATCGATGCCGATGTCGCGTGTTACTGCGCGACGCAGGTCACGTGGAACACGGTCGTCAGCCGCTTTGCCGATGTGCCCAAGTGGGTACCCTTTGCCGGGGCCAATGGCTGGAACGATCTGGACGCGTTGAACGTGGCCAATGGCACGCTCGATGGCCTGACCAACGACGAGCGACGAACGGCCATGACCTTGTGGGCCGTTTCGGCTGCGCCGCTCTACGCGGGGGATGACTTGACCCGCATCGATGGCTACGGCCTGTCGCTGCTTACCAACGACGAGGTCATCGCCATCGACCAAGCGGGCCACCCGGCACATCCCGTTTCGCAGGCGACGAACCAGCAAGTGTGGGTCGCGAACAACGGCGACGGTACGTACACCGTGGCCCTGTTCAATCTCGCGAGCGCCGCGGTGAACGTCACCGCGAATTGGAACGATCTGGGCTTCAGCGGCTCGGCGTCGGTGCGCGACGTGTGGGACCATCGCGAACTCGGCTCCTTCGCGGGGAGCTACGGGGCGACGCTCGACGGGCACGCGTCGCGGCTGCTCAAGGTGACGCCGGGGACCGGAGCGACGCCGGGTCGCCGCTACGAGGCAGAGTCCTCCGCGAATACGCTCGGTGGAAGCGCCGTGCTGTCGGGCTGCGTCGGATGCTCGGGAGGCCAGAAGATCGGCTACCTCGGCTACGGCGGTACCTTGCAGTTCAATGGCGTCGAGGCTCCGGCCGCGGGCACCTACGTGCTCGGCGTGGACTATACGGTGGGCGACAGCGGACGCTCGATTCAGGTGAGCGTCAACGGCGGCGCGCCGTTGGAGCTGCCGTTCACGGGCACCGACGATGGGGCTTGGGGCAATGTTCAGAGCTTCGACGTGCCTGTGGCCTTGCAGGCGGGAAGCAACGCGGTCACCTTCGCGAATCCGTCGGGATGGGCACCGGACATCGATCGCATCACGGTGGCCGGCACGGGTTCCGTGGCGGTGGTCAACCGCAGCAGCGGCAAGTACCTCGACGTCAGCGGGGCCTCCACCGCCGATCGCGCCACCCTCGAACAGAGCGCAGGTCGCGGCCGTGCGAGCCAGCAATGGACCTTGGCGGATGCGGGGGAAGGCCATTTCAAAGTGGCCAACCGCAACAGCGGCAAATGGGTGGCCATTCCAGGGCCGACCACGACCCAAGGGACGCAGCTGATTCAATCGGGCGACGATGGCGGCGAGAACGCGCAATGGGCGCTCGCACCCGCTCGCGGTGGCTATTACCGGGTGGTGAGCCGCTACGACGGTCAAAATGTGGATATACGGCAAGGCTCCTCCGCCGTGGTTCAGTGGGCGGACCACGGAGGGAGCTCCCAGCAGTGGAGTTTCGTGGCATTCTGA
- a CDS encoding methyltransferase domain-containing protein — MSQSETKFIPAMGFSALTPFYDRLSRMALDEEGFKSRLIREARLAPGHRVLDLGSGTGTLTIMLKKAQPGAEIVGLDVDPAILAIAEKKAMASNLDIEFRRGSAVAPPFEPSTFDRVVSSLVFHHLTRENKLRALRAAHALLKPGGELHIVDWGRAQNRLMRGAFLAVQLFDGFETTTDNVRGRLPDFIAEAGFTSVAEVHHQMTVFGTLALYRASRTA, encoded by the coding sequence ATGAGCCAATCCGAAACCAAATTCATCCCCGCGATGGGCTTCTCGGCCCTCACCCCCTTCTACGATCGGCTGTCCCGCATGGCGCTCGACGAGGAGGGCTTCAAGAGTCGATTGATCCGCGAGGCACGCCTCGCACCGGGGCACCGCGTGTTGGACCTCGGAAGTGGCACAGGCACGCTGACCATCATGCTCAAGAAGGCGCAGCCCGGGGCGGAGATCGTGGGCCTCGATGTCGATCCGGCCATTTTGGCCATCGCCGAGAAGAAGGCGATGGCGTCGAATCTCGACATCGAGTTTCGCCGCGGGAGTGCCGTCGCACCGCCGTTCGAGCCGAGCACGTTCGATCGCGTGGTGTCGAGCCTCGTGTTTCACCACCTGACGCGGGAAAACAAGCTCCGCGCACTGCGCGCGGCGCATGCGCTGCTGAAGCCCGGGGGCGAACTCCATATCGTGGATTGGGGCCGCGCGCAGAATCGCCTGATGCGCGGCGCCTTTTTGGCGGTGCAGCTTTTCGACGGCTTCGAGACGACCACGGACAATGTCCGCGGTCGCCTGCCCGACTTCATCGCGGAAGCGGGATTCACCTCCGTCGCCGAGGTGCACCACCAGATGACCGTGTTCGGTACCCTGGCATTGTACCGAGCTTCGCGAACCGCCTGA
- a CDS encoding DUF6184 family natural product biosynthesis lipoprotein yields the protein MIDRISLASSHPFRFAVMATTIAVCQLGCSTAPPPDATTAKANPTWVPIDEAVHRLAAERCNRESSCTGAGGDHKYANGDACIHEIYQSTKAEYASTPCSLAIENRRLEDCIDAVHDKGCSNTLEKVTRIPACRAESLCVQLSRGSMGG from the coding sequence ATGATCGATCGCATTAGCCTGGCCTCGAGCCACCCATTTCGATTCGCCGTCATGGCGACGACGATTGCTGTTTGCCAATTGGGGTGCAGCACGGCACCTCCGCCGGATGCGACGACGGCCAAAGCAAACCCGACGTGGGTTCCCATCGACGAAGCCGTGCATCGACTCGCCGCCGAGCGATGCAATCGAGAGTCGAGCTGCACGGGGGCGGGTGGGGACCACAAATACGCGAACGGCGATGCGTGCATCCACGAGATTTATCAAAGTACGAAGGCCGAATACGCGTCCACTCCGTGTTCTTTGGCCATCGAGAATCGGAGGCTCGAGGATTGCATCGATGCGGTGCACGACAAGGGATGCTCGAATACCCTCGAGAAGGTCACCCGCATTCCCGCCTGCCGCGCGGAGAGCCTCTGCGTGCAACTCTCGCGTGGATCGATGGGGGGCTAG
- a CDS encoding alpha-amylase family protein, which translates to MLRNALSLFTIATAAALVSTAPPASASPPGTRDVGVHLFEWTWAAVGRECRDVLGPKGYGSVQISPPQEHVVLPGQGYPWWQDYQPVSYRLDNTRRGDRAAFANMVSMCHAAGVKVYADAVINHMTLSASSGPGSAGSSYSHYNYPGIYQVQDFHHCGRNGNDDIVNYGDRYEVQNCELNDLADLATETDYVRGRIAGYLNDLISLGVDGFRLDASKHMPAADIAAIKARLNAPVYLYQEVIYGGGEPITPEEYTGNGDVLEFRYGSDLAKIFNHEKLAYLRTFASPLASDKAVVFTDNHDTQRGSGVLTFRDNGRYALANAFMLAWTYGAPMLMSSYEFNSTDQGPPSGANGRTADATCFSNGWRCEHRWRVIANMVGFHNAVRGTAVVNWWDNGNDAIAFGRGNKGYLVINDEGFAVTGRSFQTALPAGVYCDVVHGDFANGACTGPTYAVDSNGWFRADVAAQDGVALHAGAKL; encoded by the coding sequence ATGCTGCGAAACGCCTTGTCGCTGTTCACGATCGCCACGGCGGCTGCCCTCGTCTCGACGGCGCCGCCGGCGTCGGCCAGCCCGCCGGGGACGCGGGACGTGGGCGTGCACCTTTTCGAGTGGACGTGGGCCGCCGTGGGGCGGGAATGCCGCGATGTGCTCGGCCCGAAGGGCTACGGATCGGTGCAGATTTCGCCTCCGCAGGAGCACGTGGTGCTTCCGGGCCAGGGCTATCCCTGGTGGCAGGATTATCAACCGGTGAGTTACCGCCTGGACAACACGCGCCGGGGCGATCGGGCGGCATTCGCGAACATGGTCTCGATGTGCCATGCCGCGGGGGTGAAGGTCTACGCGGACGCCGTGATCAACCATATGACCTTGAGCGCCAGCTCGGGGCCGGGCAGTGCGGGGTCGTCGTATTCGCACTACAATTATCCCGGGATTTACCAGGTACAGGATTTTCACCACTGCGGGCGCAACGGCAACGACGATATCGTCAACTACGGCGACCGCTACGAGGTGCAAAACTGCGAGCTGAACGACCTCGCCGATCTGGCGACCGAAACGGACTATGTCCGCGGCCGCATTGCCGGGTATTTGAACGACCTCATTTCGCTCGGCGTCGACGGCTTCCGCCTCGACGCGAGCAAGCATATGCCGGCCGCCGACATCGCGGCGATCAAGGCGAGGTTGAACGCCCCGGTGTACCTCTATCAGGAGGTCATTTACGGTGGCGGTGAGCCCATCACGCCGGAGGAGTATACGGGCAACGGTGACGTGCTCGAGTTTCGGTATGGCAGTGATCTGGCCAAGATCTTCAACCACGAGAAGCTTGCGTACCTGCGCACGTTCGCCTCGCCGCTGGCCTCCGACAAGGCCGTCGTCTTCACGGACAACCACGATACGCAACGCGGCAGCGGCGTGCTCACGTTCCGGGACAATGGCCGATACGCTTTGGCCAATGCCTTCATGCTGGCATGGACGTACGGCGCGCCCATGCTCATGTCGAGCTACGAGTTCAATTCCACCGATCAAGGGCCGCCCTCCGGTGCCAATGGCCGCACCGCCGATGCCACCTGTTTCAGCAATGGCTGGCGCTGCGAGCACCGGTGGCGGGTGATCGCGAACATGGTCGGCTTTCACAACGCCGTGCGCGGGACCGCCGTGGTCAATTGGTGGGACAATGGCAACGATGCGATTGCCTTCGGTCGCGGCAACAAAGGATATCTCGTCATCAACGACGAGGGCTTTGCGGTGACGGGGCGTTCGTTTCAAACCGCGTTGCCCGCCGGCGTCTATTGCGATGTCGTCCACGGTGATTTCGCCAATGGCGCCTGCACCGGCCCGACGTATGCGGTGGATTCCAACGGCTGGTTCCGCGCCGATGTCGCGGCCCAGGATGGCGTCGCACTTCACGCGGGTGCGAAGCTCTAA
- a CDS encoding MFS transporter — protein MYLASRSGSGVAAVSKSVGALRATTSNVVALGLVSLVTDISSEMVTAVWPLYLVMGLGLSPLQFGALEGVSGATTALVRLLGGHFADRWRQLKTTAIVGYALSAASKLACLCAGSSTAALGAALAVDRAGKGIRTAPRDALISLSSTPDALGRAFGVHRAMDTVGAFLGPLVAMGILWASLNSFEAVFVASFCIAVVGVLLMMSQVRDRKAPPAKAQSLGAMLALLRLKPFRRVVGWASLLGLVTMSDAFVYLILQRRWSVDAVWFPLMPLGSAAAYLLLAIPLGYLADRIGRWAVFLGGHCALLGALLVLLGPAHRLAFAAVALVLHGVFYAATDGVLMAAAGALLPEHAQARGMSLIQTGQATARTLSSVAFGWLWTCWDSRAAVMVMASALAVVVLAAAIARPLHTEDAQ, from the coding sequence ATGTACCTCGCCAGCCGGAGCGGCTCGGGTGTGGCCGCGGTTTCGAAATCGGTCGGCGCGCTTCGCGCGACGACGAGCAATGTCGTGGCGTTGGGCCTGGTCAGCCTGGTCACTGACATCTCTTCGGAAATGGTCACGGCCGTGTGGCCGCTCTATCTGGTGATGGGACTCGGTTTGAGTCCGTTGCAGTTCGGCGCGCTCGAAGGCGTCTCCGGCGCGACGACCGCATTGGTGCGATTGCTCGGTGGGCACTTCGCCGATCGGTGGCGACAGCTCAAAACGACGGCGATCGTGGGCTATGCGCTTTCGGCGGCGAGCAAGCTCGCGTGCCTCTGCGCCGGCTCGTCGACGGCGGCGCTGGGCGCGGCGCTGGCGGTCGATCGTGCGGGCAAAGGGATCCGTACGGCACCGCGCGATGCGCTGATCTCGTTGAGCAGCACGCCGGATGCGCTGGGGCGCGCGTTCGGTGTGCATCGTGCGATGGATACCGTCGGTGCCTTTCTGGGGCCGCTCGTGGCCATGGGGATTTTGTGGGCGAGCCTCAATAGCTTCGAGGCCGTGTTCGTCGCGAGTTTCTGCATTGCGGTGGTGGGCGTGCTGCTGATGATGTCGCAGGTCCGCGATCGGAAGGCGCCACCGGCCAAGGCGCAATCGCTGGGGGCCATGTTGGCGCTCTTGCGATTGAAGCCCTTTCGCCGGGTCGTAGGATGGGCCAGCCTGCTCGGGCTGGTCACCATGAGTGACGCTTTCGTGTACTTGATTCTTCAGCGGCGCTGGAGCGTGGACGCCGTTTGGTTTCCATTGATGCCGCTCGGGAGCGCGGCCGCGTACCTGCTGCTGGCCATTCCACTAGGATATCTCGCGGATCGGATCGGGCGGTGGGCGGTGTTCCTCGGTGGGCATTGCGCTTTGCTCGGGGCGTTGCTGGTGCTGCTCGGACCCGCGCATCGCCTGGCCTTCGCCGCGGTTGCGCTCGTTCTGCATGGTGTCTTTTACGCGGCCACCGATGGTGTTCTGATGGCGGCGGCCGGCGCGCTGCTTCCGGAGCACGCTCAGGCCCGTGGTATGAGCTTGATTCAAACTGGCCAAGCGACCGCGCGCACGTTGTCGTCCGTGGCGTTCGGCTGGCTCTGGACGTGTTGGGATTCGCGTGCCGCCGTGATGGTGATGGCGTCCGCGTTGGCCGTGGTGGTGCTGGCGGCCGCGATCGCGCGGCCGCTGCATACGGAGGATGCGCAATGA
- a CDS encoding SGNH/GDSL hydrolase family protein, with amino-acid sequence MITRKAIGLSLLIVAIGLDTGVTSASGASAASGAPSGNRVTVWGTSLSMGGGPTLGQQTIRMVAHANAAGSQLRIRLSNLRGTTPLAVGAVSIAAQSDGATPVPGTLRTVTFSQAKTLSIPAGADVVSDPIPMSVAAEQNVLVSVYLPQGSRSPCWHSDAFDRTWLSTTGDHTGDVGNGNYAQSTTSWYYLAGVDVVPSEARGTVVAFGDSITDGYSTPTSAYQRWPDALARRLAEDRHPMGVVDAGIGGNKVLTDAPNNLGIAALKRFAHDALEQPGVRTVILMEGINDIGNDAGPNGGPLTAQDLINGYKALIDQAHRAGVRILGGTMLPFKGAGYYNDAREAIRQAGNQWIRTSGAFDGVVDFDAATRDPSNPAAMHPKYDCGDHLHPNRIGMQAMANAVDLKLLYPKGQ; translated from the coding sequence GTGATCACGAGAAAAGCCATTGGGCTGTCTTTGTTGATTGTTGCAATCGGACTGGATACCGGTGTCACCTCGGCATCAGGCGCATCCGCCGCATCGGGCGCACCCTCGGGAAACCGGGTGACCGTTTGGGGGACCAGTTTGAGCATGGGCGGCGGCCCGACACTCGGCCAGCAAACGATTCGCATGGTGGCCCACGCCAATGCGGCGGGGTCGCAGCTGCGCATTCGATTGTCCAATTTGCGCGGCACCACGCCCCTCGCGGTGGGCGCCGTCAGCATTGCCGCACAATCCGATGGCGCGACCCCCGTGCCGGGTACCTTGCGCACGGTCACCTTCTCGCAGGCCAAAACCCTTTCGATTCCCGCCGGCGCCGACGTGGTGAGCGATCCCATTCCCATGTCCGTCGCGGCCGAGCAAAATGTGCTCGTGAGCGTGTACCTGCCGCAGGGCAGCCGCTCCCCCTGTTGGCATTCGGACGCTTTCGACCGAACCTGGCTGTCCACGACCGGGGACCATACGGGCGACGTCGGCAATGGCAACTACGCCCAATCGACGACATCCTGGTACTACCTCGCCGGGGTGGACGTCGTCCCCTCCGAGGCTCGGGGCACCGTCGTGGCCTTCGGCGACTCCATCACGGACGGCTACAGCACGCCCACCAGCGCCTACCAACGCTGGCCCGATGCGTTGGCGCGGCGCCTTGCCGAAGACCGCCACCCCATGGGCGTCGTCGACGCCGGCATCGGGGGCAACAAAGTGCTCACCGACGCGCCGAACAATCTAGGCATCGCCGCGCTGAAGCGCTTCGCACACGACGCCCTCGAGCAGCCCGGTGTTCGCACCGTCATTCTCATGGAGGGCATCAACGACATCGGCAACGACGCAGGCCCGAACGGCGGGCCGCTGACCGCGCAGGACCTCATCAACGGCTACAAGGCGTTGATCGACCAGGCCCACCGTGCCGGGGTGCGCATCCTCGGCGGCACCATGCTGCCGTTCAAGGGCGCCGGCTATTACAACGACGCCCGCGAAGCCATTCGCCAAGCCGGAAACCAATGGATTCGCACCAGCGGTGCGTTCGACGGCGTGGTCGACTTCGACGCCGCCACGCGCGATCCGTCCAATCCGGCGGCCATGCATCCAAAGTACGATTGCGGCGATCATCTCCATCCGAACCGCATTGGCATGCAGGCCATGGCCAACGCGGTGGACCTCAAACTGCTCTATCCCAAAGGGCAATAG
- a CDS encoding metallophosphoesterase, with the protein MWLSPQARAQSADDVGTDATFVLAAAGDIAEQCTASDSNCVHPKTAALVQQMNPSLVITMGDNQYDDARYNDFKNYFDKSWGRFKSILRPVPGNHETYDEPPLAGYKRYFGTTAMPKGKTYYSWDKGNWHFIALDSNEFSGEYNFAEDAETADGELAADPPQLKWLKSDLANTSKGCVAVYYHHPRFSSGPHGDNKAVAAVWSTLVTNKVDLVLNGHDHLYERFAPQDANGKRSSKGPVQITVGSAGRRLSNPKAEHETTEALLKKYGVLKLTMTDSTFSSTLIGLDGEELDRSPTYKCH; encoded by the coding sequence ATGTGGTTGTCGCCTCAAGCCCGCGCCCAATCCGCCGACGATGTGGGGACGGACGCAACGTTCGTCCTCGCCGCGGCGGGCGACATCGCGGAGCAGTGCACCGCCAGCGACTCGAACTGCGTGCACCCCAAGACGGCCGCCTTGGTCCAGCAGATGAACCCCTCCCTCGTGATCACCATGGGGGACAATCAGTACGACGATGCGCGTTACAACGATTTCAAGAATTATTTCGATAAATCGTGGGGGCGTTTCAAGAGTATCTTGCGGCCGGTCCCCGGCAACCACGAGACGTACGACGAGCCGCCGCTGGCCGGCTACAAGAGGTATTTCGGAACCACCGCGATGCCCAAGGGCAAGACGTATTACAGCTGGGACAAGGGCAATTGGCACTTCATCGCCCTCGATTCGAACGAATTTTCCGGCGAATACAATTTTGCCGAGGATGCCGAAACGGCGGATGGCGAGTTGGCCGCGGATCCCCCGCAGCTGAAGTGGCTCAAGAGCGATCTTGCGAATACCTCCAAGGGGTGTGTCGCCGTCTACTATCACCACCCGCGATTTAGCTCGGGTCCGCACGGTGACAACAAGGCTGTTGCGGCGGTGTGGTCGACGCTGGTCACCAACAAGGTCGATCTCGTGCTCAATGGGCACGATCACCTCTACGAACGTTTTGCGCCGCAAGATGCCAATGGAAAGCGTAGCTCGAAAGGGCCGGTGCAAATCACCGTTGGGAGTGCGGGCAGGAGGCTCAGTAACCCCAAGGCCGAGCACGAGACGACGGAGGCGCTGCTCAAGAAGTACGGTGTGCTCAAGTTGACGATGACCGACAGCACCTTCTCTTCCACGCTCATCGGGCTCGATGGCGAGGAGCTCGATCGCAGCCCCACCTACAAGTGCCACTAG
- a CDS encoding TetR/AcrR family transcriptional regulator, which produces MAKKLSVTPRKQALQARSRETVDVILEATARILVKEGYDRTSTNKIARAAGVSIGSLYQYFPGKEALVAAVITKHTDELLELIAGTALRVAQLPLAVATRELVRVMIEAHAIAPKLHRVLTEQTPRVGRLAYMEKIDDEAIRLVRAYLEMHRDELCVEDLDLASFMAVTTVEALTHAAVLRQPELLAQPHFVDEVTTMVLRYLSLPDGKPRKRARLSA; this is translated from the coding sequence ATGGCCAAGAAGCTCAGCGTGACCCCGAGAAAACAAGCCCTGCAGGCGCGCTCACGCGAAACGGTGGACGTGATACTCGAAGCGACCGCTCGCATTCTCGTGAAGGAAGGGTACGACCGGACGAGCACCAACAAGATCGCTCGGGCGGCGGGGGTGAGCATCGGTTCGCTGTACCAGTACTTCCCGGGCAAGGAGGCGCTCGTCGCGGCGGTCATCACCAAGCACACGGACGAGCTGCTGGAGCTGATTGCCGGGACCGCGCTTCGTGTCGCGCAGCTGCCCCTGGCCGTGGCCACGCGTGAGCTGGTCCGCGTGATGATCGAGGCGCATGCCATTGCACCGAAGCTTCATCGCGTCCTCACCGAGCAGACCCCGCGTGTTGGCCGATTGGCCTACATGGAGAAGATCGACGACGAGGCCATTCGCCTGGTCCGTGCTTATTTGGAAATGCATCGCGACGAGCTCTGCGTGGAAGATCTCGATCTCGCCTCGTTCATGGCGGTAACCACCGTCGAAGCATTGACCCATGCCGCGGTTCTCCGTCAGCCCGAGCTTCTCGCGCAGCCGCACTTCGTTGACGAAGTGACGACAATGGTCTTGCGCTATTTATCATTGCCGGACGGCAAACCGCGAAAGCGTGCACGATTGTCAGCTTGA